The Maridesulfovibrio sp. genomic sequence CAGGACAATTAAATGCTCCTGAAGGAGGAAATTATGGGCAGTCGTTGCCTTTTAAAGTCGAAAATCCATAGAGCAACCATTACCGACGCTAATGTCGATTACGAAGGCTCAATTTCAATTGATGTGGAGCTGCTTGAAAAAGCAGGAATCCTTCCCTTTGAACGAGTGGACGTGTTGAATGTCGACAATGGGGAAAGGCTCACCACTTACGCCATTGAAGGCGGACCAGGTGAGTTTTGTCTTAACGGCGCAGCCGCACACAAAGGCAAAGCCGGGCAGAAAATTATTATATGTTCCTACACATGGCTGGATGAAGCTGAGCTAGCTCATTATAAGCCGCAGGTTGTCCTGCTTGGTGACGGGAATAATGTCAAGAAAGCTTAATCGCTCTACTTAAGAGGCGCGGAAAACCGCGCCTTTTTTTATTCCTATTTATTATGTATAAAGAGTCATCAGAAGGGAGGATAGAATGAAGAAAAGATTTCTGACCATATTTTGCAGTCTTGTGGTGGCCTCTGGATGTGCTCCGGTTGTGAAGACTCAGTCTGTTCCAGTTTCAACGAACCCTATGGGAGCGACTGTCTTTATGGACGGCAAGGTGGCCTGTACCTCTCCATGTGCCGTTGACCTGCCTCGCAATTCCGATCACATCATTACTGTGAAGAAAGATCAGTATCGCCAGCAGGATGTCATCATTAAGCGTGTTTATCAGCAGGAAAAAGTGATGATGAGGGCTGTTTCGCAGGGCATGAGTTCTTCTTCATATGCTGTAGGTAGCGGCGGTGATAAAACTGCATGGGGTGTCATGCAGGGGGTTAATTCCATTGATTCGCAGGAGCAGACCGGGGATGCTTATGTGCTGTCTCCCTCAGCTGTTTCTGTTCGGCTTGTCCCCCTTACCCCGCAAGCTCAATATGAAATGACCGGTTCGACTGCACCGGACATCCAGAGTTTGACCGATACTGACCGATCTCAGATTAATTATATTCTGGAAACGATGAAATCCGGGACAAATTTTAACTGGTCCAATTCCCAGACCGGAATAAAATATGATGTAAAAGTTGGTCCGACACTTCCTGGATATGATGCTCCAACCCGTTCCTTTGTGTTGACGATGACAGCTCATGGGCAAACTTCCACTTTTGATGCCAAGGCGAGCAGAGTAGGGCAAGGCAAGTGGAATATACTTGGCAACGGTGCTTCTACATCCATGATTACAGGTGAATCATCTAACGTAGAGTCTGTTGCTCCGCCGCAAGTGGATGATAAGGCTTTAGTTAAAGATGCGCTCAAAGCTGGTGCGATGGCTTTGCCTACAGTTCACGGTGGAGTTACTGCCAAAGGTGGTTCTTCAAGTGAAGGCTGGAGTGGCAATACCTATACTGAGAAGTCCAGTTCTACTAAAGTTAAGGCCGGAGTGAGCGTTAATCCGGCTGCCGCAGTGGAAGTTCTGGATATGCTTACCGACGATAAGAAGTAGTGAAGGTATTTTATAGTCTCTTGAAAGGGTAGAAGTGATGTTTCTACCCTTTTTATTTGTTCAATAGGTTAGAATCTCTTAACCCGCCCAGTTAAGCCATTTAGCAACCCCGCCTTCCAGAGATATCCACAATAATTCAAAAAGCAGTTGACGCGGCAGTGTGTTTTCCATAGAAAGTCTTTCCTCGGCTGATGACGGCCCTGAACGGGCGCAGCACAGCTGAGATTTTTTTTTGACTGACGGTCACAAATCTGCAGGACAGCAGATTTGGACGTTGCCTGAAAAGACAACACCCCCAGTATGGGGCGAGTCAAAAAACGGTTGACTTTCGGATCGGGTTTCTCTAGATTCTCAATCCGCGCTGAACGAAAGTAAGGCGTTGAGATCATTGAAAAAATATTTTGTGAGAACAATGAAATTAATGATTGACACGGACGGCGGGTTTATATAGATTCCGTCTCCGCACTGAGCGAAAGCAAGGTGCTGTGATCATTAAATAAATGAAAGTTTGAGACTCAGGCTTTTGCGTTTCGCATCGATTTTTGAACAGGTTTTGGAGAGCGGGTATTCTGGACGAATCCCACCGAGACGAGTTCGGAGCAGAGCGAAGCATACTAAAGAAGTTTGGGATTCTTAAACCCTTTTCAAAGGGTTTGAGGCCTCCGGCAGGATCGCCGAAAGGCAAAAAACTTTCAGAAAATGATTGACAAGCGACGGGTGATTCTCTAGATTGCCCAACGCACCGAGGGAAAGGCGAAGTGATTCGAACCTCTCGGGATCATTGAAAAATAAATTTCAGAAAGTTGTTGACAGCGGGTACGAACTTCACTAAGTTTCAACGCCGCGCCGCTTGAAAAAGCGGGTCAGCGAGTTTCAAAAAAAGATCACGAAAGTGGTTGACACCGGGGACGGGGTTCGATAGAAACTGTCTCCCGCTTCGACGAAAGAGTCGAGGCGAAAGTTCTCTGAAAAAATACAGACGCAAGGTTGACACGGACACTTAAATGTAACACATTAAGAGTTCACAGTAACGACCAAGGTCTTTGACAATTAAATAGC encodes the following:
- the panD gene encoding aspartate 1-decarboxylase yields the protein MGSRCLLKSKIHRATITDANVDYEGSISIDVELLEKAGILPFERVDVLNVDNGERLTTYAIEGGPGEFCLNGAAAHKGKAGQKIIICSYTWLDEAELAHYKPQVVLLGDGNNVKKA
- a CDS encoding PEGA domain-containing protein; protein product: MKKRFLTIFCSLVVASGCAPVVKTQSVPVSTNPMGATVFMDGKVACTSPCAVDLPRNSDHIITVKKDQYRQQDVIIKRVYQQEKVMMRAVSQGMSSSSYAVGSGGDKTAWGVMQGVNSIDSQEQTGDAYVLSPSAVSVRLVPLTPQAQYEMTGSTAPDIQSLTDTDRSQINYILETMKSGTNFNWSNSQTGIKYDVKVGPTLPGYDAPTRSFVLTMTAHGQTSTFDAKASRVGQGKWNILGNGASTSMITGESSNVESVAPPQVDDKALVKDALKAGAMALPTVHGGVTAKGGSSSEGWSGNTYTEKSSSTKVKAGVSVNPAAAVEVLDMLTDDKK